A portion of the Flavobacterium limnophilum genome contains these proteins:
- a CDS encoding glycosyltransferase family 2 protein, whose protein sequence is MQDTTLVTVICSCFNHQEFVGKSIQSVLNQTHKKVQIIVVDDNSTDNSVEEIEKYVIQNPEIIFIKNKTNLGITKSVTNAMRYVKGDYFIDLAADDVLQPNCIEIQLNTFKNSHYKNLALVYGNAELITEDGNHSSYYFDVDEDLKTKTKRPSGNIYSNVISSETIICSVSSMYKKEIFDKLNGYDTTLSYEDFDFWIRVSRDYNIEFIDEILIKKRITTNSLQTTLYTKKNKNSYSTYIILRKAYKLNKNKNEHTILTKRVNFEILNSYRTGNYVLMLKNMYLRFQIGLKSI, encoded by the coding sequence ATGCAAGATACTACTTTGGTAACCGTCATTTGTTCGTGTTTCAATCACCAAGAATTTGTTGGTAAAAGTATTCAATCTGTTTTAAACCAAACCCACAAAAAAGTTCAAATAATCGTTGTTGACGACAATAGTACCGATAATTCCGTAGAGGAGATTGAAAAGTACGTAATACAAAATCCAGAAATTATTTTTATAAAAAACAAAACCAATCTTGGCATTACAAAATCAGTTACCAATGCTATGCGTTATGTCAAAGGCGACTATTTTATTGATTTGGCAGCCGACGATGTTTTACAACCTAATTGTATTGAAATTCAATTAAACACATTCAAAAACAGTCATTATAAAAATCTGGCTCTTGTTTATGGAAATGCAGAATTGATTACTGAAGATGGAAACCATTCTTCTTATTATTTTGATGTTGACGAGGATTTAAAAACTAAAACCAAAAGGCCTTCCGGAAATATTTACAGTAATGTTATTAGTTCCGAAACGATAATTTGTTCCGTTTCGTCAATGTATAAAAAAGAGATTTTCGACAAGTTAAATGGTTATGACACGACCTTATCCTATGAAGATTTTGATTTTTGGATTCGAGTTTCTAGAGATTATAACATTGAGTTTATTGATGAAATTTTAATAAAAAAAAGAATCACAACAAACTCCTTGCAAACTACTTTATATACCAAAAAAAATAAAAATAGTTATTCAACATATATCATTTTAAGAAAAGCATATAAACTCAACAAAAACAAGAATGAGCATACGATTTTAACAAAAAGAGTGAATTTTGAAATACTAAACTCATACAGAACAGGCAACTATGTTTTAATGCTGAAAAACATGTATCTCCGTTTTCAAATTGGTTTAAAATCAATATAA
- a CDS encoding bifunctional cytidylyltransferase/SDR family oxidoreductase produces MNIAVILAGGVGSRLEKSLPKQFFKVAGKMVIEHAVDAFERNELIDEIAIVISNHYLFMVEDMIIRNGWQKVKRILIGGEERYHSSLAAVNAYQDFEQANLIFHDAARPLVSQRIINDVVKSMDNYNAVDVAISSADTIIEVENDIITTIPDRIKMRRGQTPQGFKQEVIAKAYDLALKDENFKATDDCGIVSKYLPHEKIFVVNGEEVNMKLTYPEDTYLLDKLFQLRSVEIQNIHLSQECLADKVMVVFGGAYGIGKSVVDLGLSNGVRVYSFSRSENNVDVSNIEDVKNALDKVFQIEKKIDFIVNTAGVLHKEPLATMDSQTILDSININYFGMVNVALASLPYLKESKGHILFFTSSSYTRGRAFYSIYSSTKAATVNFVQAISQEWETLGIKVNCINPERTQTPMRMKNFGSEPEDTLLKPDVVALRCIQALLSNYTGQVIDVRL; encoded by the coding sequence ATGAACATAGCTGTAATTTTAGCCGGAGGAGTAGGGAGTAGATTAGAAAAATCTTTGCCCAAACAGTTTTTTAAAGTTGCAGGGAAGATGGTTATAGAACATGCAGTTGACGCATTTGAACGAAATGAATTAATAGACGAAATTGCAATCGTGATTAGTAATCATTATCTATTTATGGTAGAAGACATGATTATTAGAAATGGATGGCAAAAAGTAAAACGTATCTTGATTGGGGGAGAAGAACGATACCATTCCAGCCTTGCGGCAGTGAATGCTTACCAAGACTTTGAACAAGCTAATTTGATTTTTCATGATGCGGCTCGTCCTTTGGTTAGTCAAAGAATTATCAATGATGTCGTGAAATCAATGGATAATTATAATGCAGTGGACGTTGCCATTAGTTCTGCCGACACAATTATTGAGGTGGAAAACGATATTATAACCACGATTCCAGACAGGATTAAAATGCGTAGGGGACAGACTCCCCAAGGTTTTAAACAGGAGGTTATTGCAAAAGCATATGATTTGGCTCTTAAAGATGAAAATTTCAAAGCTACTGATGATTGCGGAATTGTAAGCAAGTATTTGCCTCATGAAAAGATATTTGTAGTAAATGGTGAAGAGGTCAATATGAAGTTGACTTATCCCGAGGATACTTATTTGTTGGACAAGTTATTTCAATTGCGTTCGGTCGAAATTCAAAATATACATTTATCACAAGAATGCTTGGCAGATAAGGTTATGGTCGTTTTTGGTGGGGCTTATGGGATTGGGAAAAGTGTTGTGGATTTAGGTCTTTCGAATGGTGTTCGTGTTTATAGTTTTTCTCGTAGCGAAAATAACGTTGATGTCTCCAACATAGAAGATGTTAAGAACGCATTGGACAAAGTGTTTCAGATAGAAAAGAAAATTGATTTTATTGTTAACACTGCCGGGGTATTGCATAAGGAACCATTAGCAACTATGGACTCCCAAACCATTCTTGATTCCATAAATATTAATTATTTTGGAATGGTTAACGTTGCTCTTGCGTCTTTACCTTATTTAAAAGAGTCGAAGGGACATATTTTGTTTTTTACTTCTAGTTCTTATACCAGAGGTAGAGCGTTTTACAGTATTTATTCTTCAACTAAAGCAGCCACTGTTAATTTTGTTCAGGCAATTTCTCAAGAATGGGAAACGCTGGGTATTAAAGTAAATTGTATTAATCCAGAGCGCACGCAAACACCAATGAGGATGAAAAATTTTGGCAGTGAACCAGAAGATACTTTATTGAAACCAGATGTAGTTGCTTTAAGATGCATTCAGGCTTTGTTGTCTAACTATACTGGGCAGGTAATAGATGTTCGGCTTTAA
- a CDS encoding DegT/DnrJ/EryC1/StrS family aminotransferase: protein MIKFLDLKKVNEPYETAFQEKLKLVLEKGWYILGNKVAAFESSFSHYCGTKYCVGVGNGFDALVLIFKGYIQLGKLQKGDEVIVPANTYIASILAILEADLIPVLVEPKLKTYNLNPVLIQEKITSKTKAILAVHLYGQLAEMDAINEIALQNNLLVIEDAAQAHGAISNFGKSGNVSNAAAFSFYPGKNLGALGDGGAVTTNDDDLAKVIQSLRNYGSEAKYKNEFIGVNSRLDELQAAFLNVKLPNLDAENNVRKAIAKRYLNEIKNDKITLPFWDLTDNHVFHLFVIRTENREELQQYLLEKGIQTMIHYPIPPHKQKAFSTWNNLSFPITEKIHKEVLSLPISPVVTEDEVGFVVSILNNY, encoded by the coding sequence ATGATAAAATTCCTTGACTTAAAAAAAGTAAACGAACCTTATGAAACCGCTTTTCAAGAAAAATTGAAATTGGTTTTAGAAAAGGGCTGGTATATTTTGGGCAATAAAGTTGCAGCATTTGAAAGCAGTTTTTCCCATTATTGTGGAACAAAATATTGTGTTGGTGTAGGGAACGGTTTTGATGCCTTGGTCTTGATTTTTAAAGGCTACATTCAACTGGGAAAATTGCAAAAAGGGGATGAAGTAATCGTTCCTGCCAATACTTATATCGCTAGTATTTTGGCAATTTTGGAAGCCGATTTGATTCCTGTTTTGGTTGAGCCAAAATTAAAAACCTACAATCTCAATCCTGTTTTAATTCAAGAAAAAATCACAAGTAAAACCAAGGCAATTCTAGCAGTTCATCTTTATGGACAATTAGCCGAAATGGATGCAATCAATGAAATTGCACTGCAAAATAATCTTTTGGTTATCGAGGATGCCGCACAAGCCCACGGAGCCATTTCAAATTTCGGAAAATCAGGAAATGTATCCAATGCTGCCGCTTTTAGCTTTTATCCCGGGAAAAATTTGGGCGCTTTGGGAGATGGAGGGGCAGTTACCACCAATGATGATGACTTGGCAAAAGTCATTCAGTCTTTGAGAAATTATGGCTCCGAGGCAAAATACAAGAATGAATTTATTGGTGTAAATTCACGATTGGACGAATTGCAAGCCGCTTTCTTGAATGTCAAATTGCCCAATTTAGATGCAGAAAACAATGTCAGAAAAGCAATTGCTAAACGCTATTTAAATGAAATAAAAAATGATAAAATCACCTTGCCTTTTTGGGATTTGACAGACAATCACGTTTTTCATTTGTTTGTCATTCGAACCGAAAATAGAGAAGAATTACAGCAGTATTTACTAGAAAAAGGAATTCAAACGATGATTCATTATCCAATTCCTCCTCATAAACAAAAAGCTTTTTCAACTTGGAATAATTTATCATTTCCAATTACCGAAAAAATTCACAAAGAAGTCCTGAGTTTGCCAATAAGTCCTGTGGTGACAGAAGATGAGGTAGGATTTGTTGTTTCAATTTTAAATAACTATTAA
- a CDS encoding lipopolysaccharide biosynthesis protein: MHNTSLKSTATKGIIWSAIDKFAVQFGQFVVGIVLARILIPEDFGLMGMLAIFIALSQTFIESGLGMGLIQRQDRKEIDFSTLFVFNLVVSSFFYLLLFFSAPFISRFFEQPKLIDLTRILGLSLFVNAFAIVPRTKLTIAVDFKSIAKSNLAGMIVGGLSGVLSAINGYGVWSLVIQILVGSLASSISLWFFSNWSPSIAFSKKSFKSLFDFGSKLLVAGLYAQLLNNIYNICLGKFYPAASLGYYTRAKSFADLSAGTIVSVLQQATFPILTAVQYDKEKLVSIYSRMIRMSAFFIIPIMTLIALLAKPIVILLLTEKWATLIPLLQWMVFARIFLPMSAVNLNLLNAIGRSDLFLKVDLSKLPLTLLAMVVTIPLGVKAMIIGHVITSALSFLINAYLPGKFYGYGPIHQLKDMLPVFVAAAGMAIPVIVLSSFMDNLVLQLFFGGLLGLIAYVFICWMLKLGELEEVWELLLKFKEKRVW, from the coding sequence ATGCACAATACCTCTCTAAAATCAACCGCTACAAAAGGAATTATTTGGTCTGCGATTGATAAATTTGCTGTTCAATTCGGGCAATTCGTTGTGGGTATAGTGCTTGCTCGAATTTTGATACCGGAGGATTTTGGTTTAATGGGAATGCTGGCTATTTTTATAGCTTTGTCACAAACTTTTATCGAAAGTGGTTTGGGAATGGGTTTAATTCAACGGCAAGACAGGAAAGAAATTGATTTTTCAACTTTATTTGTGTTCAATTTAGTTGTAAGCAGTTTTTTTTATTTGTTGCTGTTTTTTTCGGCCCCTTTTATTTCCCGTTTTTTTGAGCAACCAAAATTAATCGATCTAACAAGAATATTGGGTTTGAGTTTGTTTGTAAATGCTTTTGCAATAGTTCCGCGAACGAAATTAACAATTGCTGTTGATTTTAAATCTATTGCCAAGAGTAATCTGGCAGGGATGATAGTAGGTGGATTGTCTGGGGTATTATCGGCAATAAATGGATATGGTGTCTGGTCGTTGGTTATTCAAATCCTTGTTGGATCTTTGGCTTCGTCAATTTCTTTATGGTTTTTTAGTAATTGGAGTCCATCCATTGCCTTTTCAAAAAAATCTTTTAAATCTTTATTTGATTTTGGGTCAAAACTATTGGTAGCTGGTTTGTATGCTCAATTACTAAATAATATTTATAATATTTGTTTGGGTAAATTTTATCCAGCGGCTTCATTAGGTTATTATACTAGAGCTAAAAGTTTTGCAGACCTATCTGCGGGTACAATTGTTAGTGTTTTGCAACAGGCTACATTTCCAATTCTTACTGCAGTTCAGTATGATAAAGAAAAGTTGGTTTCTATTTATAGCAGAATGATTCGAATGTCAGCTTTTTTTATTATCCCGATTATGACACTTATTGCTTTGCTGGCAAAACCAATCGTCATTCTATTGCTCACAGAGAAATGGGCTACCCTAATTCCACTTTTGCAATGGATGGTTTTTGCACGTATTTTTCTTCCAATGAGTGCTGTCAATTTGAATTTGTTAAATGCAATCGGGCGTTCTGATTTATTTTTAAAAGTAGATTTGTCTAAATTACCGCTGACGCTGCTTGCCATGGTAGTTACAATTCCTCTAGGAGTAAAGGCAATGATAATTGGACATGTTATTACATCTGCCCTATCTTTTTTAATAAATGCATACCTTCCGGGGAAGTTTTATGGTTATGGTCCAATTCATCAATTGAAAGATATGTTGCCTGTTTTTGTTGCTGCAGCAGGAATGGCAATTCCAGTAATTGTGTTGTCTAGTTTTATGGATAATTTAGTCCTGCAATTATTTTTCGGAGGTTTACTTGGATTGATTGCTTATGTATTTATCTGTTGGATGTTAAAATTAGGAGAGCTTGAAGAGGTTTGGGAATTACTTTTGAAGTTTAAAGAAAAACGGGTATGGTAA
- a CDS encoding stage II sporulation protein M, with the protein MREIAFIKINKEKWLEFEQAIFGKAKKNPDEMANLYIQLMNDLSYAQSYYPKSKTVVYLNYLASQIYQKIYKTKRTESNRLAYFFKTEVPLIVYDYRRYLVYAFVLFFATVFLGVISARYDADFVRLILGDGYVNETLENIKAGNPVAIYKSGSNWGSFIGITFNNLKVGMTCYLFGIFGGIGTFYISLQNAIMLGSFQYFFLQQGVFWKSVRGIWIHGSMEIFGIVIETAAGYILGASILFPKTYSRMNSFKIGFKNSFKIFLSTVPFTIAAGFLEGFITRYSIDMPNWLSSFIILFTLAIISFYYLIYPFIVHKKIPSI; encoded by the coding sequence ATGAGAGAAATTGCGTTTATAAAAATCAATAAAGAAAAATGGCTTGAGTTTGAGCAAGCTATTTTTGGTAAAGCTAAAAAAAATCCTGATGAAATGGCAAATTTATACATTCAATTAATGAATGATTTGTCTTACGCTCAAAGCTATTATCCCAAAAGCAAAACCGTTGTTTATCTAAACTATTTAGCCTCACAGATTTACCAGAAAATTTACAAGACCAAACGAACGGAAAGCAATCGATTGGCTTATTTCTTCAAAACCGAAGTTCCGCTAATCGTTTACGACTATCGCAGGTATTTGGTTTATGCTTTCGTGCTTTTCTTTGCTACAGTTTTCCTCGGAGTTATTTCTGCCCGATACGATGCCGATTTTGTTCGATTAATCCTGGGCGACGGCTATGTCAACGAAACCTTGGAAAACATCAAGGCTGGGAATCCGGTGGCCATTTATAAATCGGGAAGCAATTGGGGCAGTTTTATTGGCATCACTTTCAATAATTTGAAGGTGGGAATGACCTGTTACCTTTTTGGGATTTTTGGTGGTATTGGCACTTTTTATATTTCCCTTCAAAACGCCATTATGCTGGGTTCTTTCCAATATTTTTTCTTGCAACAAGGCGTTTTCTGGAAAAGTGTTCGCGGCATTTGGATACATGGTTCGATGGAAATTTTCGGCATCGTGATCGAAACTGCCGCCGGTTACATTCTAGGTGCTTCCATCCTATTCCCCAAAACCTATTCGAGAATGAATTCTTTTAAAATTGGCTTCAAAAACAGTTTCAAAATATTTTTGAGTACCGTACCTTTTACCATTGCAGCGGGCTTTCTGGAAGGTTTCATCACCCGCTATTCCATTGATATGCCCAACTGGTTGAGCAGTTTTATCATTTTGTTCACCTTGGCAATTATCTCTTTTTATTACCTGATTTATCCTTTTATTGTTCACAAAAAAATACCATCTATCTAA
- a CDS encoding CDP-glycerol glycerophosphotransferase family protein has protein sequence MKNLKSIIKQYVPEKIWVSLSKTYHFLKFRNLYDFYLIQRAPSKHRKALEIVRGKEKIKVAFFLIHESVWKYDILFDLMLQHPRFEPVIFVCPAVNYGKENMLFEMNKSFESYRKKGYNVIKTYDDETGKYLDIKKTFSPDMVFYTNPYEGLQDESFFIKQFSEVLTCYVPYAIMTTNYDSFYNLNFHNLVWKIFSETPIHKEIALQKQINKAQNNIVTGYPGFDQLLTNKSPNEEVWKNKNPTLKKIIWAPHHLMTELNEVSNFLEYHDFFLELADNYRDKMQIAFKPHPLLRVKLEKDPNWGKEKADIYYNKWMNLENGQFENSEYADLFLTSDALIHDCGSFMSEYLIVGKPSLFMIRNESIMKEWSRYGEKALEVHYQSRNKKQLVDFVENVVLNGNDWMKEERNDFVQNTLIPKNNLTASQNILNYLESQIFQ, from the coding sequence ATGAAAAATTTGAAATCAATTATTAAGCAATATGTGCCCGAAAAAATATGGGTTTCACTTTCCAAAACATATCATTTTTTAAAATTTAGAAATCTATATGATTTTTATTTAATTCAGAGAGCGCCTAGCAAGCATCGAAAAGCACTTGAAATCGTTAGAGGAAAAGAAAAAATTAAAGTAGCTTTCTTTTTGATTCACGAATCTGTATGGAAATATGATATTCTTTTTGATTTGATGTTGCAGCATCCTAGATTCGAACCTGTTATATTTGTTTGCCCCGCAGTGAATTATGGCAAGGAAAATATGTTATTTGAAATGAACAAATCATTTGAATCATATAGAAAAAAGGGATACAATGTTATTAAAACGTATGATGATGAAACGGGGAAGTATTTGGACATAAAAAAAACTTTTTCTCCTGATATGGTATTTTACACAAATCCGTATGAAGGCTTGCAAGACGAAAGTTTTTTCATAAAACAGTTTTCAGAAGTTTTGACATGTTACGTGCCTTATGCCATTATGACTACTAATTATGATTCTTTCTATAACTTGAATTTTCATAATCTTGTTTGGAAAATTTTTTCTGAAACTCCCATCCACAAAGAAATAGCTTTGCAAAAACAAATAAACAAAGCACAAAATAACATTGTGACAGGCTATCCAGGATTCGATCAGCTGTTGACTAATAAAAGTCCAAATGAAGAGGTATGGAAAAATAAAAATCCAACCCTAAAAAAAATTATTTGGGCTCCCCACCACCTAATGACGGAGTTGAATGAAGTGTCCAATTTTTTGGAGTATCATGATTTTTTTCTAGAATTGGCTGATAATTACAGGGATAAAATGCAAATTGCATTTAAACCACATCCTTTGTTAAGGGTTAAATTGGAGAAAGATCCAAATTGGGGTAAAGAAAAAGCAGATATATATTATAATAAATGGATGAACTTGGAGAATGGCCAGTTTGAAAATTCTGAATATGCAGATCTGTTTTTAACATCCGACGCCCTGATTCATGATTGTGGTTCATTTATGTCTGAATATCTTATTGTAGGTAAGCCTTCATTATTTATGATTAGAAATGAGTCTATTATGAAAGAGTGGAGTCGTTATGGAGAAAAAGCATTGGAAGTACATTATCAATCCAGAAACAAAAAACAATTAGTAGATTTTGTCGAAAATGTGGTGTTGAATGGTAACGATTGGATGAAAGAAGAACGCAATGATTTTGTGCAAAACACCTTGATTCCAAAGAATAATTTAACGGCATCCCAAAATATATTGAATTACTTGGAAAGCCAAATATTTCAATAA
- a CDS encoding sugar 3,4-ketoisomerase: MKIEIIEIPKIEDSLGNIAVIENDVIPFDIKRVYYLYDIPSSSIRGGHSHKKLQQVLIAISGSFDVVLKDGISITTITLNKPDKGLLIKNNTWRELQNFSSGAVCLVVASEVFDEADYIRDYNDFLQTK, translated from the coding sequence ATGAAAATAGAAATTATTGAAATTCCTAAAATAGAAGACAGTTTGGGGAATATTGCGGTTATTGAAAATGACGTGATTCCATTTGATATCAAAAGAGTTTATTATTTGTATGATATCCCAAGTTCATCCATACGAGGGGGGCATTCCCATAAAAAGCTACAACAAGTATTGATTGCCATTTCCGGGAGTTTTGACGTGGTTCTAAAAGATGGAATATCGATCACTACAATTACTCTAAATAAACCAGACAAGGGATTGCTCATAAAAAACAATACCTGGAGAGAATTGCAAAATTTTTCGTCAGGAGCTGTTTGTCTTGTTGTTGCTTCTGAAGTTTTTGATGAAGCAGATTACATACGCGACTACAATGATTTTTTGCAGACAAAATAA
- a CDS encoding GNAT family N-acetyltransferase produces MIVLDGQKWVAVLPANVVGNQVFSHQGLSYGTIVTQNEIRIKEYLNIIRMLMLYLFQNNIAFIDFKLLPKIYNKLLADELDYVSFLMNANVYRSDVYMVIDRGQEYKPNRNRNRALKIANDLGIEIREDDNYEGFWDEILIPNLRNRFDVLPVHTVNEIKTLSLLFPNKIKLFNAYIDGVLKAGVVVFIMENVAHFQYSSGADDRKDTAALDILFDFIVRKFLDKKYISFGSSSEKNGLVLNTGLAYWKESFGAQATVQYFLKFETKNYTKLDSFIL; encoded by the coding sequence TTGATTGTTCTGGATGGCCAAAAATGGGTTGCCGTTCTTCCTGCCAATGTTGTCGGGAACCAAGTTTTCTCGCATCAAGGGTTGAGTTATGGCACCATTGTTACCCAAAACGAAATTAGAATTAAAGAATATCTGAATATTATTAGAATGTTAATGTTGTATTTATTTCAAAATAATATTGCTTTTATTGATTTTAAACTTCTACCCAAAATTTATAATAAATTATTAGCAGATGAATTAGATTATGTGTCTTTTTTGATGAACGCAAATGTTTATCGTTCAGATGTATATATGGTTATTGATAGGGGGCAGGAATATAAGCCAAATCGGAATAGAAATCGAGCTTTAAAAATAGCCAATGATTTAGGAATTGAAATACGAGAAGATGATAATTATGAGGGTTTTTGGGATGAAATTCTAATTCCCAATTTAAGAAATAGATTTGATGTTTTGCCGGTTCACACTGTAAATGAAATCAAAACTTTGTCGTTGCTTTTTCCAAATAAAATTAAATTATTTAATGCTTATATAGATGGAGTTTTAAAAGCGGGTGTTGTAGTTTTTATAATGGAAAATGTTGCTCATTTTCAATATAGCTCAGGTGCTGATGATAGAAAAGACACAGCTGCTTTGGATATTCTTTTTGATTTCATTGTTCGTAAATTTTTGGATAAAAAATATATAAGTTTTGGGAGTTCCTCTGAAAAAAATGGACTTGTTTTGAATACAGGTTTGGCATATTGGAAAGAAAGTTTTGGGGCTCAGGCAACTGTTCAATATTTTTTAAAATTTGAAACTAAAAATTACACAAAATTAGACAGCTTTATTTTATGA
- a CDS encoding RDD family protein, whose amino-acid sequence MSELSISTTQNVVINFKAASVGERMLASLLDFLIKVAYIIVIGYVFFYLLGIANLLDRVDMWSRMSVILFFFFPVMIYSVTLESIFEGQTIGKKLIKIKVVKIDGYQAGFGDYLIRWLFRIVENNLMGGLIGLIAMLASTKVQRMGDMAAGTAVITLKNNISIDHTILEEIGDAYVPIYPLVIKLSDNDMRIIKDTFQIAEKKGDAETIEKLSKKIESVTGIKNQSGNEIDFIKTVLKDYNFYTRNM is encoded by the coding sequence ATGTCAGAATTATCTATAAGTACAACACAAAATGTTGTAATAAATTTTAAAGCGGCTTCAGTAGGTGAGAGAATGTTGGCCAGTTTGTTGGATTTCCTCATAAAAGTGGCTTATATTATTGTTATTGGTTACGTCTTTTTTTATTTGCTGGGTATTGCCAATCTGTTGGATCGAGTAGATATGTGGTCAAGAATGTCTGTAATACTATTTTTTTTCTTCCCGGTCATGATTTATTCCGTGACACTCGAAAGCATTTTTGAAGGACAAACCATTGGAAAAAAATTGATAAAGATAAAAGTTGTAAAGATTGACGGATACCAAGCCGGGTTCGGTGATTATCTTATTCGTTGGCTTTTCAGGATTGTCGAAAACAATTTGATGGGAGGATTAATCGGATTGATAGCCATGTTGGCCAGCACCAAAGTTCAGAGAATGGGTGACATGGCAGCTGGAACGGCCGTCATCACTCTTAAAAACAATATCTCTATTGATCATACCATTCTCGAAGAAATTGGGGACGCTTATGTGCCCATTTATCCGTTGGTCATCAAACTTTCGGATAATGACATGCGAATTATAAAGGACACTTTTCAAATTGCAGAAAAGAAAGGCGATGCGGAAACCATTGAGAAATTATCCAAAAAAATTGAATCGGTTACCGGAATTAAAAATCAATCCGGCAATGAAATTGATTTTATAAAAACCGTTTTGAAAGATTATAATTTTTACACCCGAAATATGTGA
- a CDS encoding DUF4129 domain-containing protein, translating into MNKILIIILFFFCSNVGAKDSLAVAKKEKIVFTEKDIVVDSAFVALKPFAKNFKTKYTDKEFIYEFKTPEKNAWDRFKEWLANFFKNIFSFTDSKSAANFVNILLRTIAILIVVAVIYMIVKAIMNKEGQWIFGKNSDRKIINYDEIEKNLHLVDFEKLIQKSLESGENRLTIRYYYLWLLKKMSEKQLIEWDVEKTNSDYLYEIKDEAQKEDFAYLSYLYNNIWYGEFELDEATFTKAKNAFEKSIKKINNG; encoded by the coding sequence TTGAATAAAATCCTCATTATAATACTGTTTTTCTTTTGTTCCAATGTTGGAGCCAAAGACTCGTTGGCTGTAGCTAAAAAAGAAAAAATCGTTTTTACAGAAAAAGATATCGTTGTCGATTCGGCTTTTGTCGCACTAAAACCGTTTGCCAAAAATTTCAAAACCAAGTACACCGACAAGGAATTTATCTACGAATTTAAAACGCCCGAGAAAAATGCCTGGGATCGGTTCAAAGAATGGCTGGCCAACTTCTTCAAGAATATATTCAGCTTTACGGATAGCAAATCAGCTGCAAATTTTGTGAATATTTTACTCCGAACCATCGCAATTCTTATTGTTGTCGCCGTAATTTACATGATCGTAAAAGCCATAATGAACAAGGAGGGACAATGGATTTTTGGCAAAAATTCCGATAGAAAAATCATCAATTATGACGAAATCGAGAAAAACCTTCATTTGGTAGATTTCGAAAAACTCATTCAAAAAAGCCTAGAATCGGGCGAAAATCGATTGACTATTCGCTATTATTACCTTTGGTTGCTCAAAAAAATGTCCGAAAAACAACTCATCGAATGGGATGTCGAAAAAACCAACTCCGATTATCTATATGAAATAAAAGACGAAGCCCAAAAAGAGGATTTTGCGTATTTATCGTATTTATACAATAATATTTGGTATGGAGAATTCGAATTGGACGAAGCCACTTTTACAAAAGCCAAAAACGCTTTCGAAAAATCAATAAAAAAAATCAACAATGGATAA